One part of the Tunicatimonas pelagia genome encodes these proteins:
- a CDS encoding IS630 family transposase, which produces MGRITAEFIARLEIILRLYVLPYDEQYPVICFDERPCFLIGDTVEGLDMQAGQVAKENYAYSKHGSCCVLAAIEPLTGQRFAHIRVKRRKQEFALFMQELVQHYPKAKRLRIVLDNLNTHGYHSFYEVFDAETAALLTQKVEFIFTPKNASWLNMIEIEFSVLSRQCLNRRIPCIKKLEKQVLTFFKERSGKGIKINWQFTQEQARQKLNRRYSEVNASNTKYK; this is translated from the coding sequence ATTGGAAGAATAACGGCCGAGTTTATAGCCCGATTGGAAATAATCCTGCGGCTCTATGTACTGCCTTACGATGAGCAATACCCTGTTATCTGTTTTGATGAGCGGCCTTGCTTTTTGATTGGCGATACTGTTGAGGGGTTGGACATGCAAGCAGGACAAGTGGCCAAAGAGAACTATGCTTACAGCAAGCACGGGTCTTGCTGTGTATTGGCCGCTATAGAGCCGTTAACTGGGCAACGATTTGCCCACATTAGAGTCAAGAGAAGGAAACAAGAATTTGCCCTTTTCATGCAAGAACTCGTTCAGCACTATCCAAAAGCAAAGCGCTTGCGGATTGTGTTAGATAATTTGAACACCCATGGCTACCATTCATTCTATGAAGTCTTTGATGCAGAAACGGCTGCGTTGCTAACACAAAAAGTTGAATTTATTTTTACGCCTAAAAATGCATCATGGCTGAATATGATAGAAATAGAATTTTCTGTGTTATCCAGGCAATGTTTGAACCGACGCATTCCTTGTATCAAAAAACTGGAAAAACAGGTGTTAACTTTTTTCAAAGAACGTTCTGGAAAGGGTATTAAAATTAATTGGCAATTTACCCAAGAGCAGGCTCGGCAAAAGTTGAATAGAAGATATTCCGAAGTGAATGCTAGTAATACGAAATATAAGTAA
- a CDS encoding helix-turn-helix domain-containing protein — MSKGSLKVRKQKRALALLELDKHKTYQEVSQLVEVSYVTLSGWAKKYKAGGLTFLDDQPRSGRPVGLSGEDRAKITALACSTPPEGYARWSLRLLADKAVELEIVEAISFKQVGILLKKMSYNPTGKDSGVLEE, encoded by the coding sequence TTGTCAAAAGGTAGTCTGAAAGTACGTAAGCAAAAGCGGGCCTTGGCTTTATTGGAACTGGATAAGCATAAGACCTATCAGGAAGTCTCTCAGCTAGTTGAGGTAAGTTACGTAACTCTATCAGGGTGGGCAAAGAAATATAAAGCTGGTGGATTGACTTTTTTAGATGATCAACCGCGTTCAGGTCGTCCGGTAGGGTTGAGTGGTGAGGATCGGGCAAAGATCACCGCTCTTGCCTGTAGTACTCCCCCGGAAGGGTATGCCCGGTGGAGTCTGCGCCTGTTAGCTGATAAGGCGGTCGAGCTAGAGATTGTTGAGGCTATTTCCTTTAAACAGGTGGGCATTCTTTTAAAAAAAATGAGCTACAACCCCACCGGAAAAGACAGTGGTGTATTGGAAGAATAA
- a CDS encoding HepT-like ribonuclease domain-containing protein — protein sequence MLAIGEETKKIDADLKGYFSSIPWQQIANFRNRLAHDYRGIDPDITFDIIINYLPDLKQALGVMLSHIDYDPQVLELSIKSEYYKHLQYLLSS from the coding sequence CTGCTTGCTATTGGCGAGGAAACCAAGAAAATAGATGCTGATCTCAAGGGGTATTTTTCTTCAATTCCCTGGCAACAGATTGCTAATTTTAGAAATCGTTTGGCGCACGACTACCGAGGCATAGATCCCGATATAACGTTTGATATTATTATCAACTATTTACCCGACTTAAAGCAAGCATTGGGAGTGATGTTGAGCCATATAGACTATGATCCTCAAGTATTAGAGCTTTCTATCAAGTCAGAATACTATAAGCATTTACAATACTTGTTATCGAGCTAA
- a CDS encoding nucleotidyltransferase family protein, translated as MKKEQILQTLRSNKSILTDRFSIETIGIFGSMARGTHHADSDLDLVYVTQPKHTIGYGLKIELEQYLKNLLSVAKLDLVNAKYLNPIVQQAMAKDVIYV; from the coding sequence ATGAAAAAAGAGCAAATTTTGCAAACGCTACGAAGTAACAAAAGTATACTTACTGACCGATTTAGTATAGAAACGATCGGTATTTTTGGTAGTATGGCTCGAGGAACTCATCATGCTGACAGTGATCTCGATTTAGTGTACGTTACCCAGCCCAAACACACTATAGGCTATGGCCTAAAAATAGAGCTAGAGCAGTACTTAAAAAATTTGCTTTCAGTAGCTAAATTAGATTTGGTCAACGCAAAGTACCTCAACCCAATTGTTCAGCAGGCTATGGCCAAGGATGTGATCTATGTTTAG
- a CDS encoding DinB family protein, with product MRFLLLSLVTFFYSSTAFAQMTDTTELPYQQIPDYPADYSPGNILARMIDGLGFRYYWATEGLTDTDLAFTPSEGSRSTQETLVHIYGLSETIVNAPQNQPNIRPANHSNLSFDTLRYRTLANLKQASELCQGKSADEVAELTIVFQREERSSQFPYWNMINGPIADAIYHTGQIVVFRRTSGNPINSKVNVFLGRTDF from the coding sequence ATGCGCTTTCTCTTACTGAGCCTTGTTACGTTCTTTTACAGCTCCACTGCCTTCGCCCAAATGACCGATACTACGGAACTACCCTATCAACAAATACCGGATTATCCCGCTGACTACTCTCCGGGTAATATTTTGGCTCGTATGATTGACGGACTAGGGTTTCGCTACTACTGGGCAACCGAGGGGCTTACTGATACCGACTTGGCATTTACTCCCAGTGAGGGCAGCCGAAGTACGCAAGAAACACTAGTGCACATATACGGACTGAGCGAAACTATTGTCAATGCTCCACAAAACCAGCCCAATATTCGTCCGGCAAACCACTCTAATCTATCCTTTGATACGCTGCGCTACCGTACTTTGGCTAATCTCAAACAAGCTAGCGAGTTATGTCAAGGAAAATCTGCCGATGAGGTAGCCGAACTTACTATTGTCTTTCAACGGGAAGAGCGAAGCAGCCAATTCCCTTACTGGAATATGATTAATGGCCCAATTGCCGATGCAATCTATCACACCGGGCAAATCGTTGTCTTTCGTCGCACCTCCGGCAACCCGATTAACTCCAAGGTGAATGTGTTTTTGGGGAGAACTGATTTTTAA